GTAAAATATCTTTAGGCAAAAAATTGCCTAAATCACTAACATCTAAAAGAGCTAAATATATTGTACTGAGTTATTTTGGAATAAATATGTTTTTTATGTTTATGTCTACTTATGCTGTTTTAACTAGTAAAATAGAGCCAGCGAATTTTGTAAAAATGTTTGTGTTTTTTAAGGCTCCTTTTACTTTACCACAACTAACAAATTGGGCATTACATTCAGCATTATTACACTTAAGTTATAGAGTGTTTTCAATGTTTTTTTCATCTATATTATTAGGTTTAGTTTTAGGATTTATCTATAGACCCAGAACTTGGTGTGTAGTTTGTCCTATATCTACTTTAACCACAAAATCAAAAAAGATAGTAAGGGTCAACAATGTTACTTAATAATTAAATGTTTTTTGAGTGAGAGCTAGCATGGTAACAGTGTTGGCTCTTTTTTATGCTGTTTATAGCATTTAGCTTTTGTTAGTTTAAGTCTTTATTTAAAATAAATTACATATGAAAGCTATTAACTTACGAAATATGATCTTTGAATTTTGGATAATAACTTAATTTTACTCTAGCTTAACTCTAGCTTAATATACTGTTGAGAAAAACACGGTAAAATTTAATTGTAGTTTTAACTACATGATTTTATTTAAAGCGCGCATGTTGTATTAGTATACCCTTTATTATGAGTGAGATTTTGTTGTTATAATAGTGTTTTTCACATACTGTGTAATGTTAAAATAATTAACGTAAGATAGACTACATATAAGTGAAAAACTAGTGAAAACTAATAATAAAAAAATAACTATTATTATGGTATGATAGCTGTGTAAGTTTCATATTCTTGTGTTGCTTCAACACTAGTCTTTAAACTATCATGGGAGGTGGCTTAGTGATTCACAACAGAATTAAAAAGAATTTTGATGGGCTTACTCCTGCTCAAAAAAAAGCAGCTCATTATATTCGCAACAACATAGTTGAGTCATCATCGTTAACCGCTAAAGAAATTGGCGAGAGATGTGGCTGTAGTGAACCCACAATACATCGCTTAGCTAAGGTATTAGGCTATGCAAATTACCTAGAGATGAGTAAAAGCATTAAAGAAGTTGCTTTTGAAAAACGGGTTATGAGGCGCTTTAATAATTTAGTCACTAGTAATGATAGTAGACAAGAATCATGGCTAAATGAACACTTTGCAGGCGAGGTAGATAACCTTAATGAAACAATGATGTTACTTAATAAAGCTAAAATTGCAGAAGCAGTAAACATGATTTTAAATAGTAAGAGAATTTATTTTGCTGGCTGGCGTGCAGGTTTAGGGGTCACAAGTTATATGAGTTACGTATTAAACTACCTACTTGGAAACTCAAAACTAATACCGCAGGGGGAGGCAGCAGAGTATAGTAATTATTTTACAGAACATGATTTGTTAATAGTAGCAGGGTTTCCTCGTTATTGTAAAACAACTCTTAAAGTATGTGAAAAAGTAAAAGAAAAAAATAGTAAAATATTGTGTTTAACAGACTCCGAGATATCTCCTTTTTATGTTATAGCAGATTTAGCTTTTATTGCCAAAACAAAAACAAAAGGAATGATAGACTCATACGTAGCTCCGTTGTCGATAGCTCATTTAATAATAAATGAAGTAGCCTATCAAAAACCAGAGTTCGTAAGGACCAATATTAATAGTATGGAACAAAGTTTAAAAAGTTTTGATTTAGAATATAACTGGAAATAGGTGAGGTAATGAAACTAAAAATAATAGGATTTTGGGGGGCTTACCCTAAAGCTTCGCAAGCATCATCATGTTACTTAATAAGTACCGATACAACAAATGTGCTTTTAGATTTAGGATCAGGTAGTTTGGCTATAATGCAAAAGTACCTGAGTTTAGCAGATATTGACGCAGTAATTATATCTCATTTTCATGGAGACCATTTTGCTGATGCTTTTTGTTTACAACATGCAGTTTTAATGGATACCCAGTTAGGTAAAAGATCAAAAACTTTAGATTTTTATGCTCCCTTAAATGAAACATATTTTAAAGAGCTAAATTTTAGGGACTGTACAAAAGCTACAGCCATTAATGAGAACTCTAAAATCCAAATTGGTGATTTGAGTATTCAGTTTGCTAAAACAGTACACCCTATTTATGGACTATCTATGAGAGTTAAACATGGGGATAAAGTTTTGGTTTATTCAGCAGACACCGAGTTAAATGAAGATTTGCAAAAACTAAGTCAGGGCTGTGATTTACTTTTATCAGAATGTAGTATTTATAAAAAGTATGAAGGCTTAATTAAGGGTCACATGAGTGGCAAAGACGTAGCTGAATTAGCCAGCAAAGGTAATGTAAAACAGGTAGTAGTTACTCATT
This Clostridium sp. 'deep sea' DNA region includes the following protein-coding sequences:
- a CDS encoding 4Fe-4S binding protein, with amino-acid sequence MLKKILKTKFRELLFFGTILFFLLSIINISFSFLGMICMILPFVLYYRYKEKLWCKYYCPRSKLFTKLLSKISLGKKLPKSLTSKRAKYIVLSYFGINMFFMFMSTYAVLTSKIEPANFVKMFVFFKAPFTLPQLTNWALHSALLHLSYRVFSMFFSSILLGLVLGFIYRPRTWCVVCPISTLTTKSKKIVRVNNVT
- a CDS encoding MurR/RpiR family transcriptional regulator, whose amino-acid sequence is MIHNRIKKNFDGLTPAQKKAAHYIRNNIVESSSLTAKEIGERCGCSEPTIHRLAKVLGYANYLEMSKSIKEVAFEKRVMRRFNNLVTSNDSRQESWLNEHFAGEVDNLNETMMLLNKAKIAEAVNMILNSKRIYFAGWRAGLGVTSYMSYVLNYLLGNSKLIPQGEAAEYSNYFTEHDLLIVAGFPRYCKTTLKVCEKVKEKNSKILCLTDSEISPFYVIADLAFIAKTKTKGMIDSYVAPLSIAHLIINEVAYQKPEFVRTNINSMEQSLKSFDLEYNWK
- a CDS encoding MBL fold metallo-hydrolase, with protein sequence MKLKIIGFWGAYPKASQASSCYLISTDTTNVLLDLGSGSLAIMQKYLSLADIDAVIISHFHGDHFADAFCLQHAVLMDTQLGKRSKTLDFYAPLNETYFKELNFRDCTKATAINENSKIQIGDLSIQFAKTVHPIYGLSMRVKHGDKVLVYSADTELNEDLQKLSQGCDLLLSECSIYKKYEGLIKGHMSGKDVAELASKGNVKQVVVTHLPNYDDNNELIKDIKQGFSGKVSLAREGLEFII